From the genome of Streptomyces sp. S4.7:
TCGCGGCGCTCGACGCCTTCGGGCGCGAGGCCGGGCTGGCCTTCCAGCTCATCGACGATCTGATCGGGATCTGGGGTGACCCCGACCGTACGGGCAAGCCGGCCGGTGCGGATCTGGTCGCCCACAAGAAGTCGCTGCCGGTTGTCGCCGCGCTGGTCTCGGGCCATCCGGCCGCCGAGGAGCTGGCGGATCTCTATCTGCGGCCGATGGACGAGGCGGCCGTGGCGCGCGCGGCTTCGGCGGTCGAGCGGGCCGGCGGACGTGACTGGGCGCAGGAGCAGGCGGCGGACCGGATGTCCCGGGCGGTCCAGCAACTGGCCGGAGCCGTCCCGGATCTGACAAGGGCGGGTGATCTTCTGGCCCTCGCCGAGTACGTCACGCGCCGCACGCGGTAGGCCGGCGCGCGGGCCGCGATCGGGGGCAGGCAAAAGACCTTGCGTAACCACTACAGGTGAAGCACTATGGATGGAGTGGTAAAGGCCGCGCACCCCGGATGTGCTCCGGGCGGCGGCCATTGGCATCTTCTGTCGCCCATCGCAAAAGAGGACAGGCTTGCGCAAGCTCAGCTATTTCGTCGCCGCGTCGATCGACGGTTTCATCGGCGACCCCAGTGGTGAGGCTGCTTTCTTCACCCGCTTCGTGGACGAGGAGTTCCTCGACTTCCTCAAGAGCGAGTATCCGGAGACCCTGCCGACGCACGGCCGCCGTCCGCTCGGTCTCGACCACCTGGAGAACAAGCAGTTCGACACCGTCATCCAGGGCCGGCGCAGCTACGACCTGGCGCTGAAGGACGGTGTCACCAGTCCGTACGCGCACATGCGCCAGCTCGTGGCGTCGCGGACCCTCGCGAGCCCCGACCCGGCCGTGGAGATCGTCTCCGGCGATCTCGACGCGAGAATAAGGGAGTTGAAGCGGGAGGACGGTCTCGGGATCTATCTCTGCGGCGGCGCGAATCTCGCCGCCCAGCTGATCGAGGAGGTGGACGAACTGGTTGTCAAGGCGTATCCGCTCATCCTCGGCTCCGGAATGCCCATGTTCGGCACGGAGTTCGCCCTCACCGAGTTCGAGCTGGAATCCCACCGCGCCTTCGGCAACGGAGTGGTCGTCAGGACGTACGGCCGCAAGCGGTGAAGACACCCGGCGGCGGGTGTGGGGAGCCGTGAAGCGGTGAAGCGGTGACCCACGCGGCGGCGGAGCGTCCCGTACCGCTACAGTCCGCGCATGACAGCGGAGTCGACGGAGTCATGGGCGGGCTGGTACCGGGACCGCCGTGGTGCGGAGCCCATCGCGATCAGCGCGGACGGGCGGCAAGTCCGCACCCATATAAGGGGAGTTGCTTACGAGGGGGCCGATTTCTCCGTGCTCGAACCCACGGAGGCGGGAGGGGTGTTGTCGTCGTGTGTGCTGGAGTGGGACATACCCATGCCCGTCAGTGCGGGCGGCACGGTTCAACAGGCCACGCTCAGTTGCCTGCTGACGCTCGGTGAGCGTCCGGCCGGCACGCCTTCGGGGCGCGCCGAGCTGAGCCTCACGCTGCGCTGCGGCGGAGCGGCCTACGAGTCGGGCATCGTCGGAGGAGGGTTCCGTGACGCCCTCGACCGGATCAAGCGACAGTTGCCCGACGACACGGAA
Proteins encoded in this window:
- a CDS encoding dihydrofolate reductase family protein, whose translation is MRKLSYFVAASIDGFIGDPSGEAAFFTRFVDEEFLDFLKSEYPETLPTHGRRPLGLDHLENKQFDTVIQGRRSYDLALKDGVTSPYAHMRQLVASRTLASPDPAVEIVSGDLDARIRELKREDGLGIYLCGGANLAAQLIEEVDELVVKAYPLILGSGMPMFGTEFALTEFELESHRAFGNGVVVRTYGRKR
- a CDS encoding DUF6304 family protein, whose translation is MTAESTESWAGWYRDRRGAEPIAISADGRQVRTHIRGVAYEGADFSVLEPTEAGGVLSSCVLEWDIPMPVSAGGTVQQATLSCLLTLGERPAGTPSGRAELSLTLRCGGAAYESGIVGGGFRDALDRIKRQLPDDTEFEGRILVNA